The DNA region GAGTATTTCTATTTCAACAAAATGTACGGTAATAATCCGTCATTTGTTGATGCAGCTTATGACGCGGTGAAAGGCACCTCTGTGGTACAGATCTTTACCACCGGCAACCGTGATTTTGCTAACCCCTTTTACCGCGCCCTTTACCCCTATTTTAATCCGGAGGCTGAACAGCACTGGATTGCAGTAGCCGGATTACAACGCGTAACCGGAACCGATAACTATGCTCTCTCCTATACCTGGAACGAAGCGGGTGATGCTAAGTGGTGGACGGTAGTGGCTCCGGGCAGTGTGATTTACTCGACGACAGTCAATTCAACCACCGGCGAAGCTGGCTGGGGGAACTCGTCCGGTACCTCTATGTCTGCCCCACACGTGGCCGGGGCGATGGGGGTGCTGATGTCCCGCTATCAGGATATGAGTGCAATTCAGGTGCGTGATGTAATGTTTACCACCGCTAACCACCTGAATCCGGACGGTAGCGTATTAAACGGCTGGACCGCAGCCGATGGCGTTCCGGATATTCGCTAGGGCTGGGGGATTCCGGATCTGGACAAGGGAATGTACGGCCCGGGCCAGTTCCTGAGTAAATTTGAATACAACATGGCGACCACACCGCTGGATGTCTGGAGTAACGACATCAGCCAGAAAGGGCTGGATGCGCGTCAACAAGAGGATCTGGCGTGGCTGCAAGCCTATCAGGCCAATGGAATTGCTGCCGGTGGTGATTACGAGCTGGGAGATGACTTTGTCGTCAGTGATGGCAATAGCGATCCTACCGATCACATTATCGATCTGGCGGATGCAGAAAAATGGCGTCAGGAATACTACGACAAACGCGCCGCGGCGATTCAAGCCAAAATCGATGCTGGTCTTTATACCGCTTCGCTGGTGAAACAGGGCGCAGGCACACTGGTGATGACCGGCGATAATACCTATGCCGGAGGCACTACGGTTGAAGGCGGCACACTATATGGCTTCACCGAATCATTTGGTGATGGCAAAGTGATGGTCAATGGTGGCCAGTTTGGCGTGATTTCCAGCTATAACGACAGCTTTACGCTAAAAGGTGAGCTGACCTCAACGGAAAGCCATAAAGCCAATATTGAAGTTAATGCTGGTGGTACCTACGTGATTAGCGCAGAAGAAAGTGTCAACGTAGGCGCGCTAACCTTTAACGATGGCTCAATGATTACCGTCGGCTCTACCCGCAGAGATGTGTTTAACGATGCCTATTTACATGGTATTACCGCAACGGGAAGTGTAACCGCAGAGACCTTAACCGATGCGAATAAAGCGATAATCACCCCGGATTACGCGTTCTTTAAGACCGATCTGGCGATTTCCGATAACACCATTACCGCTACGTTTGGTCGTAATAGTGATGTTTCATTCGCCACCTATGGTAATCACAGCAACGGCCGGGCAATTGCGCGGGCTATTGAGGCCTCTGGCGCTATGCCGGTGGCATCACGTTCAGTAACCGCTGCTGCTCTGAGCTCCGGCAGTCTCTACGACAAACTGTTAACCGCAACGAAAGATGAGGTTCGCAATACCTTTAATTCCCTTGGCAGCGATATGTACCTGAACACGCGCAATGCCAGCATAATTAACTCCATGACCACTACTCAAGTGGTTAAAGATCAGGCCGCAGGCACCGGTAACGGTCGCAAAGTGGAAATGGCAGATGGCTCAGCACGTCTGTGGATGACCGGTATCGGCAGTTGGTCTGAGGTGGATTACGGTCAGTCTAATATGGATGTGGATTTCTACGCGGCTCTGGTTGGTGTGGAAGCAGATATTGCTGCCAGTACTAAGATGGGCATGTTCTTTGGTACTGGTTCTACCAAGTTTAAGGGTGGCGTGCATGGCAAAGTGGACAGCAACGATATGCACCTTGGCCTGTACGGCATTACCAACTTCGCTGAAGTCGCTTCACTGAGTTATGGTTTGATGTACACCCATCAGGATGCGGATGCAAAACGCAACTTAGTGGTGGTGAACGAGATTGGTAGCAACTCGGTTTCTGCGGATGCCGATATTGCCCAGATTTTCACTGAAGCCGCTTATCTGGGGCTGAATACCAGTAGTTACTCTATCGAACCTCATCTGGGCTTTAGCTGGATGCATATCAAATCGGATGATTACACTGAAACCGTTAGTGATATGGCATTCAAAACCAAAGTTGACGATCAGGATCTGCTGGTAACCACGTTCGGCGTTCGCGGCGGCCTGCCATTCACCGTTGGTGAGCTTCCAATGACGGTGAAGGCCGATATCTATGGCATGCACTTTGCCGGAGATAACACTGCCGAAGCCACCATGTATCTTGCAGATACTGGTGCGGCAAACATCAAGGGCGGTAAGCTTTCGACTATGGCGGGAGCAGCTCTCGGTGTTGAAGCGCAAATTACCAAATCTGCCTCATTCGGCGTGTCATATACCGGAGCCTATAACAGCGATATCACCTCAAATGGTGTATACGCTAAGTTGAAAATTGACTTCTAAACCTTAACCCACCCGATTCACGTATAGAGAGTTAATCTCTGTACGTGGATCGACTTAATAGCCTTGTCAGGTGAGTTTCGATAATTAAATAGTTTACTTTAGATGGATGACCAACGCCTGATGGTTTGGTCTTGCATTTTAAACTAGCTAATCGTCGGGAGGGGCTGCCGTTGGGGTCGTAGCAGCTTTAGCTGCCGGAGTGCCCCTAGGCAGACCAGGCCCGACACGCACCGAAGCTAAGTACAAGCTGTCTTCCGGTCGAGCACAACGCCAATATAATCACATTAGATTTTACGACCGGAATATCCACAAATGCTAATTTACCGAATTAAGCCTTACTTCAATCTCTCACAAAGATAATCAACAAACACCCTAACCTTTGGCGCCAGATGACGATTCGATGGCCAAATCAGGCTAAAGCGAGTAGGGCCTTCAATATAGTCACCCAGTAAACTACACAGGGTTCCGTCTGCTAATGCTTCTGCCACCATAAAATCAGGAATACAACCAATACCAAGCCCGCCGATCGTGGCAGAACACAAGGCATCAACATTATTGCAGGTGATAATATGCTTCATTCGCAGTGAGTGTTCGTCATCCGGCGTTTTTAATGGCCAGTGCTGCATTCTGCCGCTGTTGGGAAAGCGAAACCGAATAGCACAATGTTGTTCAAGCGCCTGCGGATTGCCAGGAGTACCGTAACGTTCAAGATAGTCTGGCGAAGCACAGAGCAGTAACTGGAATGAATGCAGTGGCCGGGCCATCAGACGGGAATCTGACAGCTCCCCACCACGAATGGCCACATCAATTCGTTCATCAATCAGATCGACCATGCGATCGTTAAAGTCCAGTTCCAGCTCTATTTCCGGATAACGCTGAATAAATTCAGGCAAAGCGGGTAGCAGCAAATGATAACTGACATTAGGGGCACTGATGCGCAACACTCCTCTGGGTACTTCCTGAGTTTGTGTCAAAGCGGCATGAGCATCATCCAGATCGTCAAGGATCTTACGGCAGCGCTCAAGAAACAGATCGCCTTCATCGGTTAATCGAATACTGCGGGTAGAGCGCTGAAACAGACGCACGCCAAGCTGCTGTTCCAGCCGACTGACGGCTTTACCCACAGCTGAAGGGGTAAGCCCCAGCGCACGACCTGCGGCAACAAAGCTACCCAGCTCAGCAGTACGAACAAAAGCGTTAAGTGCACTTAGCCGGTCCATTTTCGTTCTCCCTTATCTTGTTTCTATTCGAGCGTTTTATTCCATTATATATGGAAACTAGTGCTGATTATTATTGAATGAGAGAAAGTTATAATGCCAACCTGTTTCACAGATAGCAGTGGGAAATTGCAGCACTGCTATTATCCGTTCTGCATAAGGAGACTCTCTTGCAAACTTTACTCCCATTTGATCAGGCTGTTCGCGCCCGTCACTCGGTTCGTCATTTTTTAGCTAAACCTCTGGCTCAGGAAACATTAATCAGCATTGCAAACGATGCTCAACTGGCTCCTTCAAACTGTAATACTCAGCCGTGGAACGTTCATATTGTTTCCGGTGATAAAAGAGAAGCCCTTAGCCAGCGCCTGTTGCAGGCTGATGAACAGGGGTTACACTCGCCAGACTTTAGTTTTGATATGAAGGCATTTGGTGGAGCCTATGGTGACAGAAGAAAAGAACAGGGCAAAACCTACTATCAATCTATCGGTATTGCCCGTGACGATCTGGAAGCCAGAAGGGCGGTAGTGAAAAATAACCTGAATTTCTACGGCGCGCCTCATGCGGCTTTTCTGTTTATGCCATCGTTTGGCGATAACGTACGTACCGCCGGTGATATTGGCATGTATGGGCAAACCTTTTTGCTGTCGTTAGCCGCCCGTGGCTTAGCCGGTATTCCACAAACCATTCTGGGCTTCTATGCCGATACTATTCGCGAGTTTCTGAATATTTCGCCAGAATATAAATTACTGTTTGGCATCTCATTTGGTTATGAAGACCAGAACGCTCCTGCCAATCAATTTAAGATGGGACGCGCACCGCTAAATCAAAGCGTCACTTTTCATGATTAAAGTCATACCCGACATTTATTGATAAATGTTTAGTGATAATTAGATTTTAATGGCTGATTTTCAATAGAGCATCTTAATACACTGAACCCATTCTATTTATTGTTGACAGTATTAATGGAATGGGTTTTTTATTGCGGACTAATAAAATATATCGCGAAAATAGGAATACTGCTAACTATAAGGTATGTATAGATTATGGCTGATGGTTGTATTTGATATTTGAATTTTTTCTAGTCGATTGATTTTAATTTGTATTTAAATTTACTTTAATTATTAACCACTAATTAGTGGTTGTTGTCTTTCTTTTCACCATCCAATTAATAGGTTCTGATGATGTTTTTTAGTTATTCTGTTTTTATTTGATCTGCTATAACTAAAATATATTAATACTATGGTTTTATAATTGTTCAAACAGGTTTGGTTTTTTCATTATATTGAAAGTCACGAGTAAATTAGGTAGTTGATAATTTAAACCCTGTATTTAATATGGTTATCAAAGAAAGAGGCAAGATGCATCACTTAAGTACGGATATTTGTAATTATTTATACTCGTTAGCCGATGAGCAGAATGGTAACAATGTTTCCCTCGAGCTCAATGGCGTTCCCACTTTGATTGTTCAAAACAGAGAGGATGCCGAGTATGTTTTACGCCGTAACTACATGAACTATGAAAAAAACATGGCCTGGTTTAAACAGGCTTTAGGCGCATCTCGTTTTTTTGAGAATGGTCAGGTCTGGAAACTGCATAAAAACTTAACCCAGCCATTCTTAAATCGTTTTGACGATCGGCAAACGGTCGAACTTTCCATTTACCACGCACAACGGGGCGTGGCGCAGTTAATTAACGATAGCCGTGCAGGTCAGACAACCCTGGATGATGGCGTATTTCGTAAGATGGCCATGGCGGTATTTCTTGAGAATTTCTTTCCGGTTTCGCTGGAAGAGTCCGGTATCAATATTGATAGTATCGCGGAGCTGATGGAGTTCAGCTCTGAGTTCTCTTTTATACCAGCAGGTACATTGAATACTCAGCATCGTAGGCGACTGGTTAAACTCAGGGCATTGCGTCGTCAGGTGAATGCACAACTACAAATATTCAGAGATCCTAAGCATACCAATCCGCTACTGGAACGTATTCTTAAGGCGGAAACCGAACCGGAAAATCAGGTGGTACTGGAAGACGAGCTGATGGCATTTTTAGCGGCGGGCTCGGAATCAACGGCAGCGACCATGAGTTGGGTGTGCTATTTACTGGCAAGTCATCCCGAACAGCAGGAAAAGCTTTATCAGGAAGTCATTAATCATCCTCATCCGACGAACTGGCAACAGCTTAGCCAAATGCCGGGGCTAATGACTTTTATATCTGAAGCATTACGCCTGTATCCACCGATACCTATCATTATTCGACAGGCATTGGGTAAGGATAAGATTGGTGATGCCGAAATTATCGAGCGGCAAAACATCATCATTTCGTTTATTGGGATCATGCGTAACCAAAATGTATACCGGAATCCGGCTGAGCTGAATCTTCGCGATGACAGCTACTCTCCCCTTAACGATAAAGACAGCGGCATTGGTATTTCATTTAGCCACGGGCCTCGCATATGCGGTGGTAAAGATTTTGCGTTAGTGGAGCTGGCAGGATTTGTGTATACCTTCCTGCAACAGGCTTCATTTACCCTTACCTCTGATTTACCACCTCGTTTTTACTGGAAATCCCAGATGATCAATCAGGGCGGACAACCGGTTAGCGTTAAGCCGCGTACGAAGTAGGGAATAGATAAAGTGCCATCATAAGTCACCCATAGAATCCGATCTCGGTAGGGGGACGTGGTGAATGGCACTATGTTAATCGTGAAGTGGTACTTTATATTTTTTCAGCGAGATTTTTCATGGCTGACTGCCCGATCAAAGCTCTTGTTGGGTAGGACGGAATAGAATTTCATTAATATCGACATCCTCCGGTTGACTGATAGCAAAGGCTACTACGTTGGCAAATGAGTCTGCGGAAATAGCCGTTTGGTCATAGAATTGCTTAATGTTTGCCGCGACATCGGCTTCGGTGATGCTATCTACCAGCTCGCTATGTACGGCTCCGGGAGAAATGATGGTGGTACGGATATTATAAGGTTTTACTTCTTGCCGTAGCCCTTCGGAGATAACGCGAACTGCGCTTTTGGTCGCAGCATAAACGGCACTGCCCGGGCGAACTTTATGACCAGCAACTGAAGAAGTATTGATAATATGACCGCTTTTCTGAGCTTGCATATAGGGCAGGGCAGCAGCGATTCCATATAAAACGCCTTTTAGATTTACATCGATCATGGCATTCCAGTCATCGATTTTGGCAAGCCCCAATAATGAATGGGGCATTAGCCCGGCATTATTCACCATAACATCAATACGACCATATAATCTGATTGCCTGATCAACCAAGGCTTGTACCTGATCCGGATGAGTGACATCGGTTTTTACCGTCGCATCAGCGGGCAAATTCAGTTCGCTGGCCAGTTTTTTCAGTCGATCTTCACGCCGGGCACCAAGTACCAGTTTTGCTCCATCTTTTACCAGACGTCGTGCCAGCGCCTCACCTAGACCGCTGCTGGCTCCGGCAATAACGACCACTTTACCTTCAATACCCTGGTTCATAGACTCTCCAATATTATTTACTGTATTGTTGATGAGTAACCTGTTCCATCCACTCAACCACGCTGCCGTTCAGGGATTCTGCAATGGCAATATGGGTCATTGCAGTGTCAGGAGTTGCGCCATGCCAGTGTTTAACACCTTCAGGGATCCAGACGATATCACCTTGATTTATCTCCCGGATTTCACTACCCCATTCCTGTACCCAACCACGTCCTTGAGTGACAATCAGGGTTTGCCCTAGCGGGTGAGTATGCCAGGCTGTACGGGCACCGGGTTCAAAGGTCACTGTTGCACCGCCTATACGCGCGGGCTCTGTACCCTGAAATGGCGCATCAATACGTACTTTTCCGGTAAAATAATTTTCTGAACCCGGCTGTGAAGGCTGGGAACCAGCAGGTGTAATTTTCACTTTTCTCTCCAGTTCAGCAAAAGCTGTTGGTGTCAGCATTGATAAGATGATGGTGGAGGGGGTTAATAACGGTATCCTGATACCCTCCAGCGTTAAAGTTTAGCGGATCAACAGGATCTCGCTTTACCCGTGGTATAAACCACGGGCATTTATCAGAGGCCGGTCAGCTTTTCTAATGCTTCCGGATAGCGTTCTCCCACCAGCTCAACTTTTGCTGCCGCACGGTCGATTTCTTGCAGATCGGTGGGGCTTAGCGTCACATTAACTGCACCAATATTCTCTTCCAGACGCTCCAGTTTACGAGTGCCGGGAATAGGAACAATCTACGGTTTTTTAGCCAGTAGCCAGGCTAACGCAATTTGTGCCGGAGTGATGGCTTTTTGCTGTGCGATATCCTGTATCAACGTAATAAGCGCCTGATTGGCTTTCAGTGCCTGTGGTGTAAAACGAGGCAGCGTATTGCGGAAATCACTGCTGTCGAACTGGGTGTTTTCATTGATTTTACCGGTGAGATAGCCTTTGCCCAGTGGGCTGTAAGGCACCAGTCCAATACCTAACTCTTCCAGCAGGGGTAATATTTCCTGCTCTGGTTTCCTCCACCACAGTGAGTATTCACTCTGCAATGCACTTACCGGTTGAACGGCGTGTGCGCGGCGAATCGTCCCGGCTCCTGCTTCTGACAAACCAAAGTGTTTCACTTTGCCTTCTTTGATCAGGTCCTGAACCGCACCGGCCACATCTTCAATAGGGACATTTGGGTCAACACGATGCTGATAGAACAGGTCGATAGCATCGATTTTCAGGCGTTTGAGTGACGCTTCAGCCACTTTCTTAATGTGCTCCGGCCGACTGTTAAGGCCAATCCATCTTGGTCCACCGTTCGGGTCAGGCTGAAAACCAAATTTGGTAGCAATCACTACTTTATCCCGCAGCGGCGACAGCGCCTCTCCTAACAGTTCTTCATTGGTGTAAGGGCCATATACCTCAGCGGTATCGAAAAAAGTCACGCCGAGGTCAACCGCTTTATGCATCAGGGAGATCATCTCCTGCTTATCTGTTGCAGGACCATAACCGAAGCTCATTCCCATACAGCCTAAACCAATAGCGGAGACTTCCAGGCCACTGTTACCGAGTTTACGTTTTTGCATTTTCTATACTCCTGCGATGAATAGGTGAGTCGTGACTTGTCATGTCGGTGATAGAAAGGTAG from Limnobaculum xujianqingii includes:
- a CDS encoding SDR family oxidoreductase; this encodes MNQGIEGKVVVIAGASSGLGEALARRLVKDGAKLVLGARREDRLKKLASELNLPADATVKTDVTHPDQVQALVDQAIRLYGRIDVMVNNAGLMPHSLLGLAKIDDWNAMIDVNLKGVLYGIAAALPYMQAQKSGHIINTSSVAGHKVRPGSAVYAATKSAVRVISEGLRQEVKPYNIRTTIISPGAVHSELVDSITEADVAANIKQFYDQTAISADSFANVVAFAISQPEDVDINEILFRPTQQEL
- a CDS encoding LysR family transcriptional regulator; the encoded protein is MDRLSALNAFVRTAELGSFVAAGRALGLTPSAVGKAVSRLEQQLGVRLFQRSTRSIRLTDEGDLFLERCRKILDDLDDAHAALTQTQEVPRGVLRISAPNVSYHLLLPALPEFIQRYPEIELELDFNDRMVDLIDERIDVAIRGGELSDSRLMARPLHSFQLLLCASPDYLERYGTPGNPQALEQHCAIRFRFPNSGRMQHWPLKTPDDEHSLRMKHIITCNNVDALCSATIGGLGIGCIPDFMVAEALADGTLCSLLGDYIEGPTRFSLIWPSNRHLAPKVRVFVDYLCERLK
- a CDS encoding cytochrome P450; amino-acid sequence: MHHLSTDICNYLYSLADEQNGNNVSLELNGVPTLIVQNREDAEYVLRRNYMNYEKNMAWFKQALGASRFFENGQVWKLHKNLTQPFLNRFDDRQTVELSIYHAQRGVAQLINDSRAGQTTLDDGVFRKMAMAVFLENFFPVSLEESGINIDSIAELMEFSSEFSFIPAGTLNTQHRRRLVKLRALRRQVNAQLQIFRDPKHTNPLLERILKAETEPENQVVLEDELMAFLAAGSESTAATMSWVCYLLASHPEQQEKLYQEVINHPHPTNWQQLSQMPGLMTFISEALRLYPPIPIIIRQALGKDKIGDAEIIERQNIIISFIGIMRNQNVYRNPAELNLRDDSYSPLNDKDSGIGISFSHGPRICGGKDFALVELAGFVYTFLQQASFTLTSDLPPRFYWKSQMINQGGQPVSVKPRTK
- a CDS encoding autotransporter family protein; amino-acid sequence: MYGPGQFLSKFEYNMATTPLDVWSNDISQKGLDARQQEDLAWLQAYQANGIAAGGDYELGDDFVVSDGNSDPTDHIIDLADAEKWRQEYYDKRAAAIQAKIDAGLYTASLVKQGAGTLVMTGDNTYAGGTTVEGGTLYGFTESFGDGKVMVNGGQFGVISSYNDSFTLKGELTSTESHKANIEVNAGGTYVISAEESVNVGALTFNDGSMITVGSTRRDVFNDAYLHGITATGSVTAETLTDANKAIITPDYAFFKTDLAISDNTITATFGRNSDVSFATYGNHSNGRAIARAIEASGAMPVASRSVTAAALSSGSLYDKLLTATKDEVRNTFNSLGSDMYLNTRNASIINSMTTTQVVKDQAAGTGNGRKVEMADGSARLWMTGIGSWSEVDYGQSNMDVDFYAALVGVEADIAASTKMGMFFGTGSTKFKGGVHGKVDSNDMHLGLYGITNFAEVASLSYGLMYTHQDADAKRNLVVVNEIGSNSVSADADIAQIFTEAAYLGLNTSSYSIEPHLGFSWMHIKSDDYTETVSDMAFKTKVDDQDLLVTTFGVRGGLPFTVGELPMTVKADIYGMHFAGDNTAEATMYLADTGAANIKGGKLSTMAGAALGVEAQITKSASFGVSYTGAYNSDITSNGVYAKLKIDF
- a CDS encoding (R)-mandelonitrile lyase; the protein is MLTPTAFAELERKVKITPAGSQPSQPGSENYFTGKVRIDAPFQGTEPARIGGATVTFEPGARTAWHTHPLGQTLIVTQGRGWVQEWGSEIREINQGDIVWIPEGVKHWHGATPDTAMTHIAIAESLNGSVVEWMEQVTHQQYSK
- a CDS encoding nitroreductase, encoding MQTLLPFDQAVRARHSVRHFLAKPLAQETLISIANDAQLAPSNCNTQPWNVHIVSGDKREALSQRLLQADEQGLHSPDFSFDMKAFGGAYGDRRKEQGKTYYQSIGIARDDLEARRAVVKNNLNFYGAPHAAFLFMPSFGDNVRTAGDIGMYGQTFLLSLAARGLAGIPQTILGFYADTIREFLNISPEYKLLFGISFGYEDQNAPANQFKMGRAPLNQSVTFHD